A genomic window from Myxococcales bacterium includes:
- a CDS encoding FHA domain-containing protein — protein MPVTLAVLSKRLPSPGTSTPPSAEAGARSERAITFDATRVVLGRAASADLVLPDASVSQRHASIRTSGAEYAVVDEGSTNGTFVGEVRLTPHVPRPLRSGDRLRLGRVWVEVRFNAAPATRDLGLATRELAMAMAADLLGGVDQAVARVEVHGGPDDGATIALTEEGRAYMVGRGEGCDLLLTDPDTSRQHVLFVRRGEQTYVVDLGSKNGAYLGPDRLPAEREVRVASGQTIALGRTRLVHEEPLARVLASLSAAPDDEVLDEEPPPPPPPASASVLAAATAPAPASAPLAAASDAPPTSASGGAPRSSPPASRRAPRARGPSAADVAVVLGALTLIGLSAAGLYWLVGPGR, from the coding sequence ATGCCCGTCACCCTCGCCGTCCTCTCCAAGCGCTTGCCCAGCCCGGGCACCTCGACGCCACCGTCCGCCGAGGCCGGCGCGCGCTCCGAGCGGGCCATCACGTTCGACGCCACGCGCGTCGTGCTCGGGCGCGCCGCCTCGGCGGACCTCGTGTTGCCCGACGCGAGCGTGAGTCAGCGGCACGCCTCCATCCGCACGAGCGGCGCAGAGTACGCCGTCGTCGACGAGGGCAGCACGAACGGCACCTTCGTGGGCGAGGTTAGGCTCACGCCCCACGTACCGCGCCCCCTGCGGAGCGGCGATCGGCTGCGACTCGGTCGGGTGTGGGTGGAGGTACGCTTCAACGCCGCGCCGGCCACGCGCGATCTCGGGCTCGCCACACGCGAGCTGGCGATGGCGATGGCCGCGGACCTCCTCGGCGGTGTCGACCAAGCCGTCGCCCGCGTCGAGGTGCACGGCGGCCCCGACGACGGCGCAACGATCGCCCTGACCGAGGAGGGCCGCGCGTACATGGTGGGCCGCGGCGAAGGCTGCGACCTGCTGCTCACCGATCCCGACACGTCGCGCCAGCACGTGCTCTTCGTCAGGCGTGGGGAGCAGACCTACGTGGTGGACCTGGGCTCGAAGAACGGCGCCTACCTCGGACCCGACCGCCTCCCCGCCGAGCGCGAGGTGCGCGTGGCCTCGGGCCAGACGATCGCGCTGGGTCGCACCCGGCTCGTCCACGAGGAGCCCCTCGCGCGGGTGCTCGCGAGCCTGTCGGCCGCCCCAGACGACGAGGTGCTCGACGAGGAGCCTCCGCCGCCGCCTCCGCCCGCGAGCGCCTCGGTCCTGGCCGCTGCCACGGCCCCCGCCCCGGCGTCCGCGCCACTCGCGGCAGCAAGCGACGCGCCGCCCACGAGCGCCTCGGGCGGCGCGCCGCGATCGTCGCCGCCCGCGTCACGCCGGGCTCCCCGCGCCCGCGGCCCGAGCGCCGCCGACGTCGCCGTGGTGCTCGGCGCCCTCACGCTCATCGGGCTCAGCGCGGCCGGGCTCTACTGGCTGGTCGGCCCGGGGCGCTAA
- a CDS encoding glycerophosphodiester phosphodiesterase gives MKKVVYGHRGAPAERPENTLEGFACALEAGADALETDVHLTSDGAVVIAHDDTGERCCREPARVDATPLAALRRWNAGATHPRARGEHRVPTLAEALDAFPTAFFNIDVKPRDARAAAAVVRVVRERAAGERVRLTSFFSSNVRAVRALGHANTGLGLSEVVLLRALPLAVLERLAPRGNAAQIPTHQGPLRLDGAGFIAKCHAVGVRVDYWTIDDPAEAARLFALGADGVVTNDPRAIVPVARAYRAQE, from the coding sequence GTGAAGAAGGTCGTCTATGGGCACCGCGGCGCGCCCGCCGAGCGGCCCGAGAACACCCTCGAGGGGTTCGCTTGCGCGCTCGAGGCCGGCGCCGACGCGCTCGAGACCGACGTCCATCTCACCTCCGACGGCGCGGTGGTGATCGCGCACGACGACACCGGCGAGCGCTGCTGCCGAGAGCCTGCCCGGGTCGACGCGACCCCGCTCGCGGCGCTGCGACGATGGAACGCGGGCGCGACGCACCCCCGAGCGCGCGGTGAGCACCGCGTGCCCACCCTCGCCGAGGCCCTCGACGCCTTCCCCACGGCGTTCTTCAACATCGACGTGAAGCCCCGCGACGCCCGCGCGGCCGCGGCCGTCGTGCGCGTGGTGCGGGAGCGTGCGGCGGGCGAGCGCGTGCGGCTCACGAGCTTCTTCTCGTCCAACGTGCGCGCCGTCCGCGCCCTCGGCCATGCGAACACCGGGCTCGGCCTCTCGGAGGTCGTGTTGCTTCGCGCTCTGCCGCTCGCGGTGCTCGAGCGGCTCGCGCCCCGCGGCAACGCCGCGCAGATCCCCACGCACCAGGGCCCGCTGCGGCTCGACGGAGCGGGCTTCATCGCGAAGTGCCACGCGGTCGGCGTGCGCGTCGACTACTGGACCATCGACGATCCCGCCGAGGCGGCGCGGCTCTTCGCGCTCGGCGCGGACGGCGTCGTCACGAACGATCCGCGCGCGATCGTGCCGGTGGCGCGCGCCTATCGCGCTCAGGAATAG